The Candidatus Izemoplasmatales bacterium genome has a segment encoding these proteins:
- a CDS encoding extracellular solute-binding protein produces MTKKCLSMFLLILFCALGAGSRTGVVSASEGGAGMPATDLAGSYLEALEEREADVYADNSGFAVTIAPDLLEGAVAAADAHGYHGPAATWGEDGEVAFDVAVPSDGLYRFALDFFPLDDDHLDYELAVSVNGVQPFSEAGQIILYKIWDGGQTFAVDRYGNDFYASQSVIAEWTRQAFQDPMGFYTEPLSFFLEAGTNVVTFRLLKGEFLLGDVTVTGLADPIPYAQYAAGAALAATTDVILVEAETPEAKNSSSIQAGVSRDPGVTPFEVSILKLNILSGTSWNSERETVTYAVDVPTAGFYRLTFKARQATYANAAAFRTIRINGAIPFAEAVAIPFPYSRGWTNVTPSDATGNAYLFRLDAGRNEISLSVDLSMYRATYATIQTILREVNQLSLDVRKLTGNQVDEDRDWSIVDYMPSVESDLRAMAAALSAEIGRVDAMNGSTRRSEIESSLAICVRNLNVLADKPDEIPKNITMLSASSSSIASILGQVVAMLVDNPLDLDRIYVHGAAEVPAAEAGFLQKAWLAVRRFFLSFFEDRYSDLPAEGELEVWVNRSKQYVDLIQKLADERFTTATGIPVKVSVMSSESKLILANSAGRNPDVALGIASWMPYDMGIRGAVYDLSAFSDDPGFAETLSLYHPEALIPMVYDEGLYGLPDTENFYVLFYRADILESIGVGIPDTWEDVTEILPVLKRYGLDFYIPLSGATSLKAFDATLPFLFQYGSSVYDADAFGSAIDDSASIGALTMMTELYTIYSMDVTVSSFYNDFRLGTCPIGVGDFGMYVTLLNAAPDIQGLWRIALLPGVEKNGGDVDRSAPGAATANIVFKNTESPDESWAFLKWWASTATQVEFESLLLSTLGRSYLWNAANQEAFMAAGYADADVAVIAAQWDWLRELPKVPGSYQVELEISNLWNSVVLERANLRVELNDAVIRADKEIRKKMAEFGYMDKAGNVLKPYVKATRSLIDAWRGGGGDA; encoded by the coding sequence GTGACCAAGAAATGCCTGTCGATGTTCCTACTGATCCTCTTCTGCGCCCTCGGCGCCGGTTCCCGGACCGGCGTCGTTTCGGCGTCCGAAGGGGGCGCGGGGATGCCGGCGACGGACTTGGCGGGCAGCTATCTCGAAGCGCTCGAGGAACGGGAGGCGGACGTCTACGCCGACAACTCCGGATTCGCGGTCACGATCGCCCCGGACCTCCTTGAGGGCGCCGTCGCGGCCGCCGACGCACACGGCTACCACGGTCCTGCGGCGACCTGGGGGGAGGACGGAGAGGTCGCGTTCGACGTCGCCGTTCCGAGCGACGGACTCTACCGCTTCGCGCTCGACTTCTTCCCGCTCGACGACGACCACCTCGACTACGAGCTGGCCGTGTCCGTGAACGGCGTGCAGCCGTTCTCGGAAGCGGGTCAGATCATCCTCTACAAGATCTGGGACGGCGGTCAGACGTTCGCGGTCGACCGCTACGGCAACGATTTCTACGCATCGCAATCCGTCATCGCCGAATGGACGCGACAGGCGTTCCAGGACCCGATGGGCTTCTATACCGAACCGCTCTCCTTCTTTCTGGAAGCCGGGACGAACGTGGTGACGTTCCGGCTTCTGAAGGGGGAGTTCCTGCTCGGCGACGTGACCGTGACCGGTCTCGCCGATCCGATTCCCTACGCGCAGTACGCCGCCGGCGCGGCCCTCGCCGCGACCACGGACGTGATCCTCGTCGAGGCCGAGACCCCCGAGGCGAAGAACTCCTCGTCGATCCAGGCGGGGGTTTCCCGCGACCCGGGCGTCACCCCGTTCGAAGTCTCGATCCTGAAGCTGAACATCCTCTCCGGCACCAGCTGGAACTCGGAACGCGAGACGGTGACCTACGCCGTCGACGTCCCCACGGCGGGATTCTACCGCCTGACGTTCAAGGCGCGGCAGGCGACCTACGCCAACGCCGCCGCCTTCCGGACGATCCGCATTAACGGCGCGATCCCGTTCGCCGAGGCCGTCGCGATCCCCTTCCCGTACAGCCGCGGTTGGACGAACGTCACCCCGTCGGACGCGACCGGAAATGCCTACCTCTTCCGTCTGGACGCGGGACGTAACGAGATCTCCCTGTCGGTCGACCTCTCCATGTACCGCGCGACCTACGCGACCATCCAGACGATCCTCCGCGAAGTCAACCAGCTCTCCCTCGACGTCCGCAAGCTGACCGGCAACCAGGTCGACGAGGACCGCGACTGGTCGATCGTCGACTACATGCCCTCGGTCGAGTCCGACCTGCGGGCGATGGCCGCGGCGCTGTCCGCGGAAATCGGACGCGTCGACGCGATGAACGGTTCGACGCGCCGGTCCGAGATCGAATCTTCGCTGGCCATCTGCGTGCGCAACCTGAACGTGCTCGCCGACAAGCCGGACGAGATCCCGAAGAACATCACGATGCTCTCGGCCTCGTCCTCCTCGATCGCCTCGATCCTCGGCCAGGTCGTCGCGATGCTCGTCGACAACCCGCTCGATCTCGACCGGATCTACGTCCACGGCGCGGCCGAAGTCCCCGCCGCGGAGGCCGGATTCCTCCAGAAGGCCTGGCTCGCGGTGCGCCGCTTCTTCCTCTCGTTCTTCGAGGACCGCTATTCCGACCTGCCCGCCGAAGGCGAACTCGAGGTCTGGGTGAACCGGTCGAAACAGTACGTCGACCTCATCCAGAAACTCGCCGACGAGCGGTTCACGACCGCGACCGGCATCCCCGTCAAGGTGTCCGTGATGTCCTCCGAATCGAAGCTGATCCTCGCCAACTCCGCCGGGCGCAATCCCGACGTCGCCCTCGGAATCGCCTCCTGGATGCCCTACGACATGGGCATCCGCGGCGCGGTCTACGACCTTTCGGCGTTTTCGGATGATCCCGGATTCGCCGAGACGCTTTCCCTCTACCATCCCGAAGCGCTGATCCCGATGGTGTATGACGAAGGCCTCTACGGTCTTCCCGACACCGAGAACTTCTACGTGCTCTTCTACCGCGCCGACATCCTCGAATCGATCGGCGTCGGCATCCCGGACACCTGGGAGGACGTCACCGAGATCCTGCCGGTGCTCAAGCGCTACGGCCTCGACTTCTACATCCCGCTCTCGGGCGCGACCTCGCTCAAGGCGTTCGACGCGACCCTGCCGTTCCTCTTCCAGTACGGATCGAGCGTCTATGACGCCGATGCCTTCGGCAGCGCGATCGACGATTCCGCGTCGATCGGGGCGCTCACGATGATGACCGAACTCTACACGATCTATTCGATGGACGTCACCGTCTCGTCGTTCTACAACGACTTCCGGCTGGGCACCTGCCCGATCGGCGTCGGCGACTTCGGGATGTACGTGACGCTCCTGAACGCCGCTCCCGACATCCAGGGGCTCTGGCGGATCGCGCTCCTTCCCGGCGTCGAGAAGAACGGCGGCGACGTCGACCGGAGCGCCCCCGGGGCGGCGACGGCGAACATCGTCTTCAAGAACACGGAATCCCCCGACGAGAGCTGGGCGTTTCTGAAGTGGTGGGCCTCGACCGCGACCCAGGTCGAGTTCGAGAGCCTGCTGCTGTCGACCCTCGGGCGCTCGTACCTCTGGAACGCGGCGAACCAGGAGGCCTTCATGGCCGCCGGCTACGCCGACGCAGACGTCGCGGTGATCGCCGCGCAGTGGGACTGGCTCCGCGAACTGCCCAAGGTCCCGGGATCGTACCAGGTCGAACTCGAAATCTCCAACCTCTGGAACAGCGTCGTCCTCGAGCGCGCCAACCTGCGCGTCGAACTGAACGACGCGGTCATCCGCGCCGACAAGGAGATCCGGAAGAAGATGGCCGAATTCGGATACATGGACAAGGCGGGCAACGTCCTGAAGCCGTACGTGAAGGCCACGCGGTCGCTGATCGACGCGTGGCGCGGGGGAGGCGGAGACGCATGA
- a CDS encoding sugar ABC transporter permease, with protein MTNAQAVPTRSPLAERGLLFSRRKVRDSHPVAYLFVLPYALMFTIFIVVPVFAAILLSFTYFDTVRFPEWVGFENYINILTNDVEFMQYVVPNTLRYAVVVGPGGYILSFLIAWMLAQLTPKVRTVLALVIYSPSLTAGVTMTVLWKVIFAGDETGYLNMFLMNLGAINEPIAWLTSADTLMPIMIGVTLWSSMGVGFLAMLAGILNVNQDLYEAGYIDGIKNKFQEMIYITIPTIKPQMLFGAVMAIVGTFGSSGIGVALSGSNPTPQYAGQLIVNHIEYFGFNKYEMGYAAALSVILLLFIYAVSRFAFRLFGSKDE; from the coding sequence ATGACGAACGCCCAAGCCGTCCCGACCCGTTCCCCGCTCGCGGAACGCGGTCTCCTCTTTTCGCGCCGGAAGGTTCGCGACTCCCACCCCGTCGCCTATCTGTTCGTGCTCCCGTATGCGCTCATGTTCACGATCTTCATCGTCGTGCCCGTGTTCGCCGCGATCCTGCTTTCGTTCACCTACTTCGACACCGTCCGCTTTCCCGAGTGGGTCGGCTTCGAGAACTACATCAACATCCTCACGAACGACGTCGAGTTCATGCAGTACGTGGTTCCGAACACGCTCCGCTACGCCGTCGTCGTCGGTCCCGGCGGATACATCCTGTCCTTCCTGATCGCGTGGATGCTCGCGCAGCTCACGCCGAAGGTCCGCACCGTCCTCGCGCTCGTCATCTACTCGCCGTCGCTCACCGCCGGCGTCACGATGACGGTCCTCTGGAAGGTGATCTTCGCCGGCGACGAAACGGGATACCTGAACATGTTCCTGATGAACCTCGGCGCGATCAACGAACCGATCGCCTGGCTCACCTCGGCCGACACGCTCATGCCGATCATGATCGGCGTGACCCTGTGGAGTTCGATGGGCGTCGGCTTCCTGGCGATGCTCGCCGGCATCCTGAACGTCAACCAGGACCTCTACGAGGCCGGCTACATCGACGGCATCAAAAACAAGTTCCAGGAAATGATCTACATCACGATCCCCACGATCAAGCCGCAGATGCTCTTCGGCGCGGTCATGGCGATCGTCGGCACCTTCGGCTCCTCCGGCATCGGTGTGGCGCTCTCGGGGTCCAACCCGACGCCGCAGTACGCCGGCCAGCTGATCGTGAACCACATCGAGTACTTCGGCTTCAACAAATACGAAATGGGCTATGCGGCGGCGCTTTCGGTCATCCTGCTTCTCTTCATCTACGCGGTTTCGCGGTTCGCGTTCCGCCTCTTCGGGAGCAAGGACGAATGA
- a CDS encoding carbohydrate ABC transporter permease, protein MSSRFQATKINPKRFHPAQLRYLAVLLPIAAFMVLPLLFIVNHAFKPFDELFAYPPRFFVTRPTLANFANLFAVTGTSGIPMSRYLFNSIVVTALVIVASVMIATMAGYALSKLHFKGKRAINEINTIALMFVGVAVTIPRYLVVEKLGLIDNFAIHVLPYLAVPVGLFLVKQFIDQIPNELIDAARVDGANDWQIYRKIVVPLVKPAIATIMILSFQSVWNSADTSATYINRDTLKTFAFYMGTLTTNTNAVAGQGMAAAASLIMFIPNLVIFIIMQSKVMDTMAHSGIK, encoded by the coding sequence ATGAGCTCCCGGTTCCAGGCGACCAAGATCAACCCGAAGCGCTTCCACCCCGCCCAGCTGCGCTACCTCGCCGTGCTTCTGCCGATCGCGGCGTTCATGGTCCTTCCGCTCCTCTTCATCGTCAACCACGCCTTCAAGCCGTTCGACGAGCTCTTCGCCTATCCGCCGCGCTTCTTCGTGACGCGGCCGACGCTCGCGAACTTCGCCAACCTCTTCGCCGTCACCGGCACCTCCGGGATCCCGATGTCGCGCTACCTCTTCAACTCGATCGTCGTCACCGCCCTCGTGATCGTGGCGAGCGTAATGATCGCGACGATGGCCGGCTACGCGCTCTCGAAGCTCCACTTCAAGGGCAAGCGCGCGATCAACGAGATCAACACGATCGCGCTCATGTTCGTCGGCGTCGCCGTCACGATCCCGCGCTACCTCGTCGTCGAGAAGCTCGGCCTGATCGACAACTTCGCGATCCACGTCCTGCCCTACCTCGCGGTCCCGGTCGGCCTCTTCCTCGTCAAGCAGTTCATCGACCAGATCCCGAACGAGCTGATCGACGCCGCCCGCGTCGACGGCGCGAACGACTGGCAGATCTACCGGAAGATCGTCGTCCCGCTCGTCAAGCCGGCGATCGCGACGATCATGATCCTCTCCTTCCAGTCGGTCTGGAACTCGGCGGACACGTCCGCGACGTACATCAACCGCGACACCCTGAAGACGTTCGCCTTCTACATGGGGACGCTCACGACCAACACCAACGCCGTCGCCGGCCAGGGAATGGCCGCCGCGGCGTCGCTCATCATGTTCATCCCGAACCTCGTCATCTTCATCATCATGCAGAGCAAGGTCATGGACACCATGGCCCACTCCGGGATCAAGTGA
- a CDS encoding YIP1 family protein: protein MKKTLLVVLVLLSSLAFVPLLRVEADTAFWHDHYPYDTYTVDYRGTLTYTQTAYVPLGVLNEPGTLLTPEDLFIKDGLVYVADGGHKRVAVFDADGTLVAEIGADVLDVPTGVFVSDEFVYVADKGAALVFKFALDGTLVRTYGRPVEPLFGASSLYVPAKVVVGAGENIYVIGDGSTSGVIQLNYDGSFLGYFGVNLSEKSLIQKIADVFVIGDEYAKSTPPSPTNVAISAKSLVYTSTPNTARALKKLDVNGNNILTMANYDVENDVVDLAVDALGYLYAIYDDGLVVEYDPAGNLLFAFDVTASTGNVVGQLGSPTAIAVDEDRILYCLDGASGAIVAYAPTDFADLVHAAIGLYNDGTYAESTGMFEAILRQNANFALARAALGKAYYQNGDYEAALAEYRLASDVAGYSETYWKIRDGWLKQNLSAIFIVVIALSILGAVLRRIDAKTAVFAGVRAKADAFLARPAVKRYTLAVRILKRPADAFFRIKRLREATPGSATVLLVLLFAEYLFMIRTTGFVFNRFPEEVNLFASAAVFFGAFFLYVFANYLVSTLSDGEGWLRDVYVASAYALSPLLFGWIPLALLSNVLTLNESILFELSRTVLYGWTAVLVFLSAKEIHNYEIGETAKNLIVTLFAVLIIVLIGFIVYVFGSELWDFVMSWVKELIGRVVS from the coding sequence ATGAAGAAGACCCTCCTCGTCGTCCTCGTCCTGCTCTCGTCGCTCGCCTTCGTCCCGCTCCTCAGGGTCGAGGCGGACACAGCCTTCTGGCACGACCACTATCCCTACGACACCTACACCGTCGACTACCGCGGCACGCTCACCTACACGCAGACCGCGTACGTCCCGCTCGGCGTCCTGAACGAACCCGGGACGCTTCTCACCCCCGAAGACCTGTTCATCAAGGACGGACTCGTCTACGTCGCCGACGGCGGCCACAAGCGCGTTGCCGTCTTCGACGCCGACGGAACCCTCGTTGCCGAGATCGGCGCGGACGTCCTCGACGTCCCGACGGGCGTCTTCGTCTCCGACGAATTCGTCTACGTCGCCGACAAGGGCGCCGCGCTCGTCTTCAAGTTCGCGCTCGACGGCACCCTCGTGCGCACCTACGGGCGTCCCGTCGAACCGCTCTTCGGCGCCTCCTCGCTCTACGTCCCCGCCAAGGTGGTCGTCGGCGCCGGCGAGAACATCTACGTGATCGGCGACGGTTCGACCTCGGGCGTGATCCAGCTCAACTACGACGGCTCCTTCCTCGGCTACTTCGGCGTCAACCTGTCGGAGAAGTCCCTGATCCAGAAGATCGCGGACGTCTTCGTGATCGGCGACGAGTACGCAAAGAGCACCCCGCCCTCGCCGACGAACGTCGCGATCAGCGCGAAGTCGCTCGTCTACACCTCCACGCCGAACACCGCGCGGGCCCTCAAGAAGCTCGACGTCAACGGCAACAACATCCTCACGATGGCGAACTACGACGTCGAGAACGATGTCGTCGACCTCGCCGTCGACGCCCTCGGCTACCTCTACGCGATCTACGACGACGGGCTCGTCGTCGAGTACGACCCCGCCGGCAACCTCCTCTTCGCCTTCGACGTGACGGCCTCGACCGGAAACGTCGTCGGTCAGCTCGGAAGTCCGACCGCGATCGCCGTCGACGAAGACCGGATCCTCTACTGCCTCGACGGCGCATCCGGCGCGATCGTCGCCTACGCTCCGACCGACTTCGCCGACCTCGTGCATGCGGCGATCGGCCTCTACAACGACGGCACCTATGCCGAGAGCACCGGCATGTTCGAGGCGATCCTGCGCCAGAACGCCAACTTCGCGCTCGCCCGCGCCGCCCTCGGGAAGGCCTACTACCAGAACGGCGACTACGAGGCCGCACTCGCGGAATACCGGCTCGCCAGCGACGTCGCCGGGTATTCCGAGACGTACTGGAAGATCCGCGACGGCTGGCTCAAGCAAAACCTCTCGGCGATCTTCATCGTCGTCATCGCGCTCTCGATCCTCGGCGCCGTGCTGCGCCGGATCGACGCGAAGACGGCCGTCTTCGCGGGCGTCAGGGCGAAGGCCGACGCCTTCCTCGCGCGTCCCGCGGTCAAGCGCTACACGCTCGCCGTCCGCATCCTGAAGCGACCCGCCGACGCCTTCTTCCGCATCAAGCGCCTGCGCGAGGCGACGCCGGGGTCGGCGACGGTCCTGCTCGTCCTGCTCTTCGCCGAATACCTCTTCATGATCCGCACCACCGGCTTCGTCTTCAACCGCTTCCCGGAGGAGGTCAACCTCTTCGCCAGCGCGGCCGTCTTCTTCGGCGCGTTCTTCCTCTACGTGTTCGCCAACTACCTCGTCTCGACGCTGTCGGACGGCGAGGGCTGGCTCCGCGACGTCTACGTGGCGTCCGCCTACGCGCTCTCGCCGCTGCTCTTCGGATGGATTCCGCTCGCACTCCTCTCCAACGTCCTCACCCTGAACGAATCGATCCTGTTCGAACTGTCCCGGACCGTGCTGTACGGGTGGACGGCGGTCCTGGTCTTCCTCTCGGCGAAGGAGATCCACAACTACGAGATCGGCGAGACCGCGAAGAACCTGATCGTCACCCTCTTCGCCGTCCTCATCATCGTCCTGATCGGCTTCATCGTCTATGTCTTCGGTTCGGAGCTTTGGGATTTCGTCATGTCGTGGGTGAAGGAGCTGATCGGCCGTGTCGTTTCGTAA
- a CDS encoding DUF5696 domain-containing protein: MSFRNLIKKALVVLFLAGLPTAVAVAAIRPVPSDILAPDPGSPLEDTLFQSNRHTQVDDFTEVENDLAIPGNFALVAETEELMLYAEEPSGAIRVVVKADGYVFGSSFAAASEPIPHFNETWEGIVNSAAVIEYYFYNETNGAYIVKEESLFTSDATTMAYRPVAGGYELAAVYGESGIGLTVRVTLDGPYLRVEVPSESISEGETYKLRSVKCFPFFGSVYGDSKPGYVLVPDGAGALVRYRPIDAVTDIYEFNYYGTDQGIVRSAGDDALLQFPVSGMVQGIRQHAFVAIVESGDEFATLVVSPAKNNLKYYYSYNRFVYRGAYRAPASKADAASGSGSQVIQEERNSCDAAIVYAFLAGDAADYVGMANAYQDYLRGTGVLADIALPAGTVPALVELVGAEPAPGFLFDEMRAMTTYAAADRILSDLATAIPAVTAVYKGWSAGGLTDGRTPHDRHEPALGTRAELLDIVERHNAGANSLSLYVDPATVSEDGSYSVYRDVAKRIDSSLHTVTGIERTIYRLNPLRTVTLMADAVSGLSEDGVDGLAVGSLGWLLFSDYQSDDPIDRAEAAALYGEALSDPAATYSVYRAGAYLLRYAKRDLAIPTSTSGFAIYTDTVPFVSILLAGAMEAYGPYANFFADRTEETLRLIDHGLLPSFILTEASAYLLNDTELRSLYSSSYATWSGTVREIYGEVASVLATCYGSRIEARTALSPGVVRIDYENGVRVYVNYTGSAAQDGAATIPARSGTAVTPDA, encoded by the coding sequence GTGTCGTTTCGTAACCTGATCAAGAAGGCCCTCGTCGTTCTCTTCCTCGCGGGCCTGCCGACCGCCGTCGCCGTCGCGGCGATCCGGCCGGTCCCGTCCGACATCCTCGCGCCCGATCCCGGTTCGCCGCTCGAGGACACGCTCTTCCAAAGCAACCGCCACACCCAGGTCGACGACTTCACGGAGGTCGAGAACGACCTCGCGATCCCGGGGAACTTCGCGCTCGTCGCCGAGACCGAGGAGCTCATGCTCTACGCGGAGGAGCCCTCCGGGGCGATCCGCGTCGTCGTCAAGGCCGACGGCTACGTCTTCGGTTCGTCCTTCGCCGCCGCCTCCGAGCCGATCCCCCATTTCAACGAAACGTGGGAAGGCATCGTCAACTCGGCCGCGGTGATCGAGTACTACTTCTACAACGAGACCAACGGCGCCTACATCGTGAAGGAGGAGTCGCTCTTCACGTCCGATGCGACGACGATGGCCTACCGGCCCGTCGCCGGCGGCTACGAACTGGCCGCCGTCTACGGCGAATCCGGCATCGGACTCACCGTCCGCGTCACCCTCGACGGCCCGTACCTGCGCGTCGAGGTGCCGTCGGAGTCGATCTCCGAGGGCGAGACGTACAAGCTCCGGAGCGTCAAGTGCTTCCCGTTCTTCGGTTCCGTCTACGGCGATTCCAAGCCCGGATACGTGCTCGTCCCCGACGGCGCCGGCGCGCTCGTCCGCTACCGTCCGATCGATGCCGTGACCGACATCTACGAATTCAACTACTACGGCACCGACCAGGGCATCGTCCGCAGCGCCGGCGACGACGCGCTCCTGCAGTTTCCGGTCTCCGGAATGGTCCAGGGAATCCGCCAGCACGCCTTCGTCGCGATCGTCGAGAGCGGCGACGAGTTCGCCACGCTCGTCGTCTCGCCGGCCAAGAACAACCTCAAGTACTACTATTCGTACAACCGCTTCGTCTATCGCGGCGCCTATCGCGCGCCGGCATCCAAGGCCGACGCGGCCTCCGGGTCCGGTTCCCAGGTGATCCAGGAGGAACGAAACTCCTGCGACGCCGCGATCGTCTACGCCTTCCTCGCGGGCGATGCGGCCGATTATGTCGGAATGGCGAACGCCTACCAGGACTACCTCCGCGGCACCGGCGTCCTCGCCGACATCGCGCTTCCCGCCGGCACCGTCCCCGCCCTCGTCGAGCTGGTCGGCGCCGAACCCGCCCCCGGCTTCCTCTTCGACGAGATGCGGGCGATGACCACCTATGCGGCCGCGGACCGGATCCTTTCGGACCTCGCGACGGCGATCCCGGCCGTCACCGCCGTCTACAAGGGCTGGAGCGCGGGCGGCCTCACCGACGGACGAACCCCCCACGACCGCCACGAACCCGCGCTCGGTACCCGCGCCGAACTCCTCGACATCGTCGAACGCCACAACGCCGGCGCGAACTCGCTTTCGCTCTACGTCGATCCCGCGACCGTCTCCGAGGACGGCTCCTACAGCGTCTACCGCGACGTCGCGAAACGGATCGATTCCTCGCTCCATACGGTCACCGGGATCGAACGGACGATCTACCGGCTGAATCCCCTGCGCACCGTGACCCTCATGGCGGACGCGGTTTCGGGCCTGTCCGAGGACGGCGTCGACGGCCTCGCCGTCGGTTCGCTCGGCTGGCTGCTCTTCTCCGACTACCAAAGCGACGATCCCATCGACCGCGCCGAGGCCGCCGCGCTCTACGGCGAGGCGCTTTCGGATCCCGCGGCGACCTATTCGGTCTATCGCGCCGGGGCGTACCTCCTCCGCTACGCGAAACGCGACCTGGCGATTCCGACGTCGACGTCCGGCTTCGCGATCTACACCGACACCGTCCCGTTCGTTTCGATCCTGCTCGCCGGCGCGATGGAGGCCTACGGCCCCTACGCCAACTTCTTCGCCGACCGCACCGAGGAGACCCTCCGCCTGATCGACCACGGCCTGCTTCCGTCCTTCATCCTCACCGAGGCGTCGGCCTACCTCCTGAACGACACCGAGCTCCGGAGCCTCTACTCCTCGAGCTACGCGACCTGGAGCGGAACCGTCCGCGAGATCTACGGCGAGGTCGCTTCGGTCCTCGCGACGTGCTACGGCAGCCGGATCGAGGCCAGGACCGCGCTTTCTCCCGGCGTCGTCCGGATCGACTACGAAAACGGCGTCCGGGTCTACGTGAACTACACCGGAAGCGCGGCCCAGGACGGGGCCGCGACGATCCCGGCGCGCTCCGGAACGGCGGTGACCCCCGATGCCTGA
- a CDS encoding sugar ABC transporter permease, with the protein MPDGRPRKPLGRDRRMNLVGWSMLAPWMLGFLVFTLYPILTSLRYSFATVVLDGSGIRVTPVGLANYRAAFSSAAGFDFLGSVLDFALEVLFKVPIITVFAIIIAVLLNQKIRLRGFFRAIYFLPVVIASGPVITQLTAQGAATIPLVEQMGILDFINATFAPALARPIAGVFDELIVILWFSGVQILLFIAALQKIDRSVYEAAQIDGAGPWESFWKITMPALRSMVKVSVVFTIINLATFSENPAIGHIKDNMFALETGFGFSSAIAWIYFVALALILGTAVLVLDVFGRKKART; encoded by the coding sequence ATGCCTGACGGACGTCCCCGCAAGCCGCTCGGACGCGACCGGCGGATGAACCTCGTCGGCTGGTCGATGCTCGCGCCGTGGATGCTCGGCTTCCTGGTCTTCACCCTCTATCCGATCCTGACCTCGCTCCGGTACAGCTTCGCGACCGTCGTCCTCGACGGTTCGGGGATCCGCGTGACCCCCGTCGGCCTCGCCAACTACCGCGCCGCGTTCTCCTCGGCGGCCGGCTTCGACTTCCTCGGTTCGGTCCTCGACTTCGCCCTCGAAGTCCTCTTCAAGGTGCCGATCATCACCGTCTTCGCGATCATCATCGCGGTCCTCCTCAACCAGAAGATCCGCCTCCGCGGGTTCTTCCGGGCGATCTACTTCCTCCCGGTCGTGATCGCCTCGGGTCCGGTCATCACCCAGCTTACCGCCCAGGGGGCGGCGACGATCCCGCTCGTCGAGCAGATGGGGATCCTCGACTTCATCAACGCCACCTTCGCCCCCGCGCTCGCCCGGCCGATCGCCGGCGTGTTCGACGAACTGATCGTGATCCTGTGGTTCTCCGGCGTGCAGATCCTGCTCTTCATCGCCGCCCTCCAGAAGATCGACAGAAGCGTCTACGAAGCCGCCCAGATCGACGGCGCGGGTCCGTGGGAGTCGTTCTGGAAGATCACGATGCCCGCCCTCCGCAGCATGGTCAAGGTCTCGGTCGTGTTCACCATCATCAACCTCGCGACGTTCTCCGAGAATCCCGCGATCGGCCACATCAAGGACAACATGTTCGCCCTCGAGACCGGGTTCGGGTTCTCCTCGGCGATCGCCTGGATATACTTCGTCGCGCTCGCGCTGATCCTCGGAACCGCCGTCCTCGTCCTCGACGTCTTCGGCCGGAAGAAGGCGAGAACATGA